TAAAACCTGTGCTGGCACTTATCTTAGAGGGTATAAATAGGTCCAGCTATTAAAACAATGTCCCTTAAAGATGAAAATGTCAATATAAAAGACAAGAGTAACTGGGCTGTCTGGCAGATGTCTGTTGCTTATCACTTCTAGTAGTGATATTAATACCTTTGTCACAGATTGCATTTCTTCATTTTGCACAAGCCAACTATTAAACAGGTTTTAATAATCAGTGTTTTATCCATTTTAAAGTATGATTATCAGAAGATCTTTTCCTGCTGTTCATTTCATTTGAAAGTTTTCAATCTTGTATCAGTAACCTTAATGATCACCTTTTTAGAATGAAACAGTGTAACAACTACCAACCGAGTTTTATTGGTTTGTTGATAACAATCATACACAGGTACATCTATAAACAAATCATGAGAAACTGCACACTTGTACTTGACACAAATACCTAAAACCCACATGAATATTGCTACTGCTGGTATGCATTTGacatttcaaataaatgtaCAGTTTCTTGGCCTTTAAGAAgccagtctgttttttttttaagagttacACACCACATTAatgtggctaaaaaaaaaaacaaaaaaaacaaacaaaaatccattTTTACCATCCTTACAATGTACCATTACACACTGCATACAGAAAGATTGAAAtcctttttcacagcagctATACAAATTCATTGCAATGCTATCACAGAAGAGACACAACCAACACACGCAATGCACAGTTCTGAAAGGGAGAGCCGCAGTACTAGGGGTTTTAGGTTTATTGGTCAGATTTGTTAAGAAAACTGCATCAGTACAAGAGTTAACAAATAGGAACAAAGCTTTTACACACATCCTAAAACACTGttcttcattaaaaacaagagAATGAGTTGCCCTGTGACTTTGTCAAGCCCCCACCACAGCACAGATTACACACACTGTCCCTTATAAAGCATATGGAATGTAATCCACGTAGGCAAGCTCTTCCAGTTGTTGCCCAAGCTCCTGTGAACGTCACGATTGTGTGCTGACGTGGTAACCTGTCCCACACCCTCCCCTCCTTCACatttacacaaactgaaataaaatccaCTGACAGTAACAACAATGACCGCAATTTTCATGGCAATGCAAAATTGTGAGATGTGATGAAATTCCCCTTCTCCAAttgactttttttccctctttcatttaaaaaagtgttcTCTACAATCAAACTACTAAAAAAACCTGTATTTAGAAAATAGTTGATAAAAATATTCCCCTGAATTGTACAAGAAAAGAGGTACAGGGAGCACTGGTAAAAGACAAAGCTGGAGAGATGTTATTCTGATGCCTTATCTTTTTGTTCAGCTCCATCTGTAGTGGGTGCCTGTAAGATGAGAGTCAGAGTGTAACAGCACTGCCAAGAAGATGATTACCATTTGATGATGTGTTTAAACATGGATCTCATAACTTTTACCTCTTCCTCAGCTTTGGCTTCACCATTCTCAGCGGGGGCCTCTGGTGCTTTCTCCTCAGGCTTGGCCTTCTCCACCTCCTTAGCTTTCTTGGGCTTAGCAGGCCCCTTCTGCAAAAGCAGATGTTAACCGCATATTAGCCACCATATGCTAACAGTTCAGGGGAGTGTGTCTTTTATGAAGTAATCAAAATGAGGTGGTACCTTTGGCTTAGGTTTGGGCTCTGGCTTTGCAGTTTCAGGTCTCTGTGAGGAGGAAAACCCATTAAAAATCAGTAAAAACAATGTAGGAAAGAGACAGCATTTTGTCTACACTTCCCTGTACTTACATCTTTCAACCTGAGAGATCTCCTCTTGGGCTGCAGAGAGTGAACACACAGTGATTACTTTTAACAGTCATAAGTAACTGTTATGAAAGATGAGTTATTACTGACCCCTGGTGAGTGTGCAGGTTGATTGTTCAaatatccaaaacaaaaaccatgAAGTTCAGAAATTATTCCTTACCTCTGAGTCACCTGCACTTGCCTGTaagaagaaaaggggaaaatggGTTAAGGTAACTTCATTTTTCAAGGTAAGCTATTAGCCTCTGAGGGGTTCATTAAGGTAAATCTATGCAaagacatttaaacattaaaagtgATTTGGTCAGCATGTTAACGCTACGTGCTGCTCCTAGAAGTGAACTGGAATAAAGTGCCCTCTAACATGCTGGCCCACAAACGTCAGGGTAATATAATAGCATAATGTAGTTTAAACGGGGTCACGTGGTGCTGCTCTCCCAGCTCCTGCCACTGATCTGCCTACAGTACAACTTCAGTGGAGGAGGGGGGGCCGACTCCGCCTCCTCACGACACATTCATTCATTGGTAATAAATGGGATTGCCAGTGGCCGGAGAAAACCGAGCAGCATAGCCAGTGTTCCCGCCACGAATTTGAAAAGAGTATCTCCGAGATGCTCTGCGACTCTGTCGGTCTTCATGCAGAATCTACTAGAACCCCCAGCAACAGGAGCAGCGCTGCGCTGACGGAGGCTCGCCATTGCATAACCTACAACTGGCCTGAGCCGACAATACACAGAAAGCCTCTCAGCCAACACGACGGCCGCCTTCCAAGAAATCCCTTTTCACTCGCCGCGCAATAACAGACAACACCTGCATGCTAACTTTATGAAACAATATCGCTAATCAAAGCGCATTAGGCGGCTTTTTTCTCAACAAAAGAACCACACAGACCACTTTGTGTCCACATTAAAATTAACGCTACAACCAACCTCCACCGAATAACACGCCGATACCGAAAtgtacatttgtttgtttgtcttttaaagCTTCGGGGTTTTCTTTTAGAGAAACTTTACCGTGCAGAGTGACGACTCGACAACAGAAACAATCGATATGCCGCCAACTTTCTCTGCAGAAAAGCCTTCTGTCGGCACGGTTTGCTTTCGCGCAAACGCTGCTGCACTTAAAATTTCCTGCTCGTAAAACGACTCACGGGCAACCACTTGCCACAAATAACCACGGCACGAAAGAGAAGCACCGATAATCAGCCACTTGACAAAATCAAAACAGACGCTACATGCCAACTAAACTCCGCGACACACAACACTGCTGCTGACGCTCACTTTGGTACACAAAACGAACATTTTGTAGTAACATTTAAACAACTCTGACCACAAGCTGTAACAAGCCAAATTTTTAGTTGTGGCTTATAAATACTGTGTTATTAAATGCATGAAAGATAGCGATCTACTCACTTTGCTCCTTTTAGGCATGGTTGGTTTGTGGGTGCTTTTAAAAAATAGCTAAATGTTACTGAATACAGGAGAAAGTACAGTGGTATATTCTGGATAAAGCTTTGCCAGTACAGTCTAATACAGCGCAGCGAGACGTTAATGTTCCATTGGAAGAAAAACTAGCTCAAACCGGATTGGATTCTCCCCCTACCTCCCTATTCAAACAGTTATAGTTCCTGCATGATTGACGGCGCTTCTCCCAGCCTCCGCTGCACGTTGATTGGAGGACACAGCGGTCGACAACACCATTTCAAATCTGGGTCCTTATCTGTGTGGATACGTGACCCGTCAGTCAACAAATATGGCGAGGTATTTGTCTTTCTGTGCAGTCGTCTGCTAAACAAGGCGAAATTGTCATCAAAGCTGACTTCCACCTCGCTTAGAAATGCCTTGATTTCCTCTTTAAGCGTGTCACGGCTTTGAATTTTGTCTTTGCGCgtaagtgaaaataaaacaagttcTGCTTTTACAACACCAGCGATGAAAGACTGTATCCACTGGCAGAAGACGGAGAGAGGGGTGTGAGCTCCTCGGGCCAAGTCTTTGTAGTTTAGCTTGGGAAAATGGCGACAGGATACGTGTGGGTACGGCTCCTTccccctgtgtgtgtgctcttgtGCAGCCCTACTCGGTGTTGTCACCGTCCACTCGCTCCGCGGTGCGCATACAGTCCAAACATGACTTCAGTGGAAACAAGTGCGCTGGCTTTGTGTTGAAGTCATTTCACACGTTTCAGCGGGAGACATTTCTTCATTTCCCCTGAGTGAATGACACTACCCTGACATTGTTACCTTTTACTTCTCCACTGCcctgagacacaaacacatctgcGCTGCACAGATAATAACCTGCATACGTGAGAATATATTTCTGCGTATTGTCTTGTGTGCAGATGAATACAAAGTAGGAAACAGGCTAATTTGGTTCTCTTCTGTGTGTAAGCTACAAATGAATTTATTTAACGCATAACCGTTTATCGTCAATATATTTTTTCCTGTAATTTATGAAACGAATAATGGGCAGGCTTGTTAATTTATCCCTTCTTGCATTATAGACTGCACAATATCCTGTTTCACCAGGAAAAACATCACAGCAAGAGGGCAAAGCCCTCTCTAAAGTGAGTTTCTTTGTATTAGAATAtggtcatttcattttattgtcatatttatttatatttgtaattttgcaAAGAATCATGTGTCTTCAGACAGGCTACTGTCATTGAAAATAAATGAGGGTTTTCAATAGATAGTTTCCCAGATGCAGTGATCAGCCAGCAGAACTATAAAACAGACATGTCAGGGCATGGACACAGGAGTGCCGGGGCTACATGTACTATTTTGAGCTTTTCCTGCCTTAAAGCCAAACACACTGTTAATCATGTTGTTAATCATGTTGTTGATCGTGTTGGTCTGAGCACATAGCTGTCCAGCAGGGTTCCCATTCTCCTGTGCTAGAATGCAGTGATATTTATACCAACACCACAACTACTTCCACttttgcattattatttttaaaagaaagaagcaaaatcTTGCGTGAAGCCTCTGTGTGTCGCAACAGCTTATTCTGCACTGTAGAGTAGCGTGTGTATGAAATGAGTAGTGgaagaagtattttttttccttaagtaAAAATTGAAATGCCTCTGTGTACTAATTCCAAAGTATTAGTACAAGAAAAATcttgtatttaaaatgttaatcagATACGAGAAGCAGAACACATCAAAGTGAAAGTCCTCAGGTTGCAGTTTGCCATATGTTATGTATTACTGTGCATTGTTATTGTTGCAATAGCATAAagggaaaatatttaaaatagaaTATACTTGGGGGTATTCCATTACATCTAAGCCGATGCATATTGtacataaaacaggaaacaattgGAAACCTAACTTTCATAGGACAATGCCAACTGTTTATGTTATAAAAATGGGATTTTTTCACTGactagaaaatgtgtttgtcaaTCATTAGGACTTCTTATTATAACATTATAGCGTATACTATTACAGCTTTATTACACTAGCATTTATTGTGTGTTCTATATGGACAGACATGTTTTGTGGGGAATTCAGCCCTAAATGTGTCAACTATAACAAAAATCATTATAATGTTATATTGACACATACCAGCTAACatcccccctccacacacaaacacacacagagacacacaaattcTCAGGAATGGCTCGAGGAACGCTGCAAAACAGCCCAAGACGTTGGCCCGGCCTCCATTTCACAAGATCCCAATCTGATCAAACATTTCTGGATGCGCTAAAACAAGCCCAATCCACGGGGGCCCCACCCTGccccaagaagaacacaaaAGATCCAACATCCAACCCCTCAGTGCCAGACACCACATACTCCTACAGCTCACACAGCTGGTTTCGGTGGCAGAAGGGGGACCTACACGGGCCTGTTTGTTTCACCATGCGACCACCATTAAACTAACAGACTCGATTCACAGTGAAGTGCTATTTCCTGCAGACTTGCACTCAACAGCAGCTTGAGAACTCATCagatcttttctttttgtagaCTTAAAGTCACACCCGAACGCTAACAAATGCTTAAATGCATACCATGCTAGATTTGAGCTCTTCCATGTCAGAGCCAAGTattagtgtaaaagtgaaatCAGCGATTGAGTCAGAGAAGTCTTGTTGCCTGAGGTCTACTTTTCATTCCGTGAGGCATGCTTGAGCATACATGCAGGTGGGTGCTGATGTTTCTGCAGCTTGTGTAGCAACAACAGGACAGAGGTGAATCAAAACTCAAAAGACAGTGATGTCAAACAACAACAGACattgatttatttcttttctgaAAGGTGACTGCAACCGAAACAGGCTTTCATACCTCCACTTACACCCTGATTTACACACaacaggtttttgtgtgtttcccgGGGGAAGAGAGGTGTAACAATTAGGCCAAGTCACCTGCTGGTGGTTTATGGTGTTATTATGATAAAGCAATCAGATGTTTACTTCACCCCCACTGCACAACTCagcaaaataaagacagaatagGCAACCTGTAGCAATCATTTTTTGTTCCCTAAACGAGCAGCTTTGTCCAAGCATCAGCAATTTGTGTTCTGTGGTTAAAGCATAAAACTGAATGACAGCAACCAGTTCCACAGGTTTTTAATCTTCGTATTTACTGCTTCGTATCAAAGACTGTGTGGGATGTGAGGGCCAATTTATGACAAAGAACCATTAAATGCATTTCACCTTATAGAGGTGGATTAAATTGTCTAACTTTATGTGTAGTGTATACCATGTCAATTCCAAAAAAGCTGGGATGCTGATGTTTCTGCAGCTTGTGTGACAACAACAGGACAGGAGTGAATCTAAACTCCTATTTAATGTAGATgtaacagaatgcaatgatttacaaATCTCATGAACCCATTTTTCACTGACaatttagtttaatttaaaaaaaagaaaacagtcattttgaatttgatgggagCAACACGTCTGAAAAAAGGCAACGAAAGGCTGGAATGtgagtggtactaaaaagaaacagctgcaggaacaGTTTGCAGTTTTAATTAGCTTTAttgtaggggtgggactttaacgcgttcatttcgattaattaattacgggaaaataagaattaaaatttttaacgcattttaatcgcactttgcaccgtggaaggTTTCACGAATTCCAGGCGGATTACCGacgattatatcgacgcacaatgtccaaattcaggggccgcatccatAGACATATGTCTATGGCCGCatccttcgcagcccacaaagaccgcaaaggccggaagtgagcgtctagccttcatatcagcgtcacctgccctcacctcagcgtagttcatgtcgcctagcaacgtgagtgcgaagcacagctgtgtaaaagcagctgttaaacggagaacgaacttttgctcctttttgtggtttaaatttaaatcgtttattcaaaataagctgttaaaacaagcatgacacattttaacatcaaggaatacagctgagcgaatgattaatttctaactatattaagtgagacattaatgttgattaaaactatccagttatgatgcttaactttagtttcagaagtttgcttatcacaggagcgcttccacccttcgttggtctgtgtagtagactggtgggaaaataaacaagattttgaagtttaaccctatgtatattgattcattcatcaaccaaacttaaattaatatttctcatgttaaatattgaaatgtgattaaaatgcgattaatttagattaattatttacaaagcttctaattaatttgattaattttttaaatactttattggcaacaggtcagtaacatgattgggtataaaatgAGCATCTTAGTGAGGCAGAGCTTCTCAGAGGTAAAGATGGGTAGAGGTTTACTGGtatgcatctacaaattgtggaacaatttcagaaggATGTTC
The window above is part of the Archocentrus centrarchus isolate MPI-CPG fArcCen1 chromosome 14, fArcCen1, whole genome shotgun sequence genome. Proteins encoded here:
- the hmgn1b gene encoding non-histone chromosomal protein HMG-like yields the protein MPKRSKASAGDSEPKRRSLRLKDRPETAKPEPKPKPKKGPAKPKKAKEVEKAKPEEKAPEAPAENGEAKAEEEAPTTDGAEQKDKASE